The region TTGATACAAACCCTGGGCATATTTCTCAAGTGCTATCGCTATCACGGCAACAACCTCTAAAATGTCCTCAGGTCCAGCTCAGTTGAGCCTCCTTCCCACCGCCGGTTtactatttatttcattttggtgAAGAATCCTGAGAAACAATGGGAAAGCTGAGCCCGACAACGGGCTGAAGACGCATCATCTGCTGTTTTTCATCCTGTTCAGAAAACGAGCTTCTTCTTCATCACAGCTGAAAGTAACATTAAGACAGGTGTCAgaaaacatataaacacatacatatatacacttTATTAACTCTACATGTGCAAGTCAAACAAACATATAATGAGCAATTTACTGACCACTAAAGTTCAAGTTAGTATTTAAATGTCTCTCTTTAATGTACTGTAGCATAGCTATAAGGAACCTAGATATTTTCAaaaccagaggaggagctggaaaagaCTTTGAACCTCCCAGTAACTCCGACATGCTCCTTCAGTAAAATGTTCCCCTACTACCACAATCCACTTAACTGTCTTTACATGAGTGCGTATGTGtgttttactttactttattctGAGTCTCTCACTGCAGTTAAACGTGCAGCCAACACCCTTTGAATTACAAGGTCCAGTCAAGTGGTTTTCTAGATTTCTGACTGTAGTGTGCAAAAACATGAGAACACGGGAGCATTAACCCTCAAGGCTGAAATTCACAACGTGCTGTATGTGAGTCTGGTCTGAGTGGGATGTTCTAAACTTACCAGCTCCTTTCAAAATCATCCTCAGACCTTTGATTGCAGACACTTTTTGTTACTGCTGCTCAATGCACAATATCAAACAGCTTGATTTAACTATGGGTCTGTCGAAGTCATGTAAACATGGTGAATGAAAAGGTCATTATATACACAACTATGAGCCAATATATTTTCATTACTTGTCTCCAGGCCCTCAATTTTCCTCTTCAGCCCGACTGTTTCCTTCTCCCTCAGAGCTTCCACTGAACAGTTGGGTCGGGGGAGTTGAGGACCTGGAGTGGGACCAGGTCGATTACTGAAGTATCTCATCTTCAGGGCCTGAAGAACATTAGACAAAAGTAGAAACCTGTTATCATGTGTGGATTTGGATCAACTCCTTAGGCTGAAGGGTAGATTATTTTAGTTTGTGTAGTGTATGATCTTTCTGTCTAATCTAATCTCTAGTCTGTGGATcagttcatatttaaaaaaaatgcaaaacctTAAGAGAAACAACTTgacacaaagacatttaaacatggCTTAAATGTTTTAGTCCTTGTATTGTACTATTGTTTCATCTTTTGCATTTTATCCTATAGagaattattttttgttcaaCAGCTGGATGAGCATATAGTTGACAGTCTTTTGGTGtggaaaataaatctgaaaatatttacTAAAAGGTCTGGTTGATCAAACTCATCATTAAGAGATTGCTTTATCTTAATCGGGTTTAACATGATTGTATGTTCTGGACACTTGTGGTGCcatttcacattgttgtgttttgtttgtatttcatgaTATGCTAGCACACACATGCTAGTGTGAACATAAATGGGATAcagcttttgtaaaaaaaatatatatatatcaaagaAACCTTGAGAGGAGAAGTACGGGGTGAGGTAGGGGAACTTGTAtcctataaaatatataaattgcCCTTTGAAATCTTCATATAAGTGtacacaacaaatcaaacagaaatcttagtaaaaacatttttatccagatttATCTCGCAAATGAAATTgcaatatggaccaaaacttTAGGGCTAGCTCTTGTCTTCCATTTCTTCCcattattataatttaaaaaatgtcaaactgagtGGAAATGATCGAAAGTGTGAGGTGAGACTAGCTGCTGCTTCAGCGTAGTGTTACCTGTGTCGCTGTGTTCCTCGTGGAGGGGTTAAAGGTAAACAGACCCTGTAGCAGCTCCAGTAAGTCGTCTCCAGCCGCGCTGAATATATGCTCAAGAGGTGTGCCAGGAAATATTTTGAAGGACACATAGTCTGGTAGACTACTCATTCCCTGCAGAAACATTTGAAGGACACGTTTAGAAAAAGGATTCCTCAAACGTTCAAGAGGTAAATATGACatagaacagaaaaaaagctacAAACAGGCCATGTCTCTTCTGTGGGGGTCCCAAGAGCCTCAAAGATCTTAGTCAGCTGGTCAAGGTCTGAGTCTCCAGCAAGGAATGGTATCTACATCAAACAGGTACATTATCATTGGTACAAAAATCACTACCCTGTCACTGCATGAATATCTGAAAGTGAAGTTTGTTTACCCGAAGAAGTAACTCTGCAAGGATGCATCCCACTGCCCACATATCAACACCCACACCATACATCCTGGCACCAAACAGGAGCTCAGGGGAGCGGTACCACCTGGGAAAGGATCCATTCACAGGGAGAAAGCCAGTTAGATTTTAAGGTGTTAAACAGGCAAACTAATCTTACATGTACTACTCTTTTATTACAAATGTCAATCATGTTAAAGACAATTGAAACTTGGGTGAAAACTACAGGAAGACTAGATAAGTTGCTATTCATCTGTCCAGTTTCTTTCAACTAAATACCCTGTCACACACATCTCAACCAGCAAATTTATTTCCCCTTTTGATATCCAATCCACATCCAAAATCGAGCACATGACGATTTAttaagttaaataaatgaagataaGCAGCTGCATAAGATCTTAAATAATaagcataaaacacacaaagatctGTGTtccaatttgttgttttttttttttctttctaaaagatTACAGACCTGGTGACCACTTGATGTGTGTAGACTCTGTTTGGGCTTCCAAATGCTTTTGCCAAACCAAAATCAGCTAACTTCAACACTCCATTTCCATCCAGCAGCAGGTTATTGGGCTTCAGATCCTGGACAAACAAAGTAGCAAATTGTGCATTactaattgattgattgattgattgagtgtgtatgtgtgtgtatgggaggTATTAGTGCTCTTACTCTGTGAAGGACCCAGTGTTGGTGCATATACTCTAATCCCTGTAGGGTCATGAGGATGTAGGCTTTGATGTTGGCTGGAGTCAGGACTAGACTGGTGTCTTTGATTATCAcctggaaacacaaaaaggcTTCAGTTACATAAAATACATGACAAGAAATAGTTGTCATCTATCACTTAATGTCCTTTAGGGACAGTAGGCTATATATCCTCAACAACACAGTAATATTATCAACAATAAAAGCTCCTAACATCTGTAGTTGATAAGGTCCTACACTCAAATCTAAGCATGGGCTCTAAAATAGCATGGCATGAGTAGTATGGGGAATAAGATGAGAATCATATTCCAGTCTGTGTGCAAGCTGCTAATGGCATCAATTTATTGTAAGAGCCAAGAGTGGAGtggtattgattttttttaacaggtgcTTATCTTATTTTGCATAGCTGTGTTCGGTGGTGGGCGCCCATATGGAGCCTTTCATTTCCCCAGAGTAGGAGATAGGGGTAAAATGTTACAGCCTAAGTGACCTCACAGAACCTCTTAATGGTCATATATAAGCACACTAAGCATGTTTTCTGAGTATGTTTGCCTTTCTAACCTTATACTTCTCAAAAGTAGTTTATTcatgcattattatttttagctATTATTTGGACTCCTGTGCTGTTTACAGCTGAAGATTGTGATAATATTACCACTGTTACCAAACAAAGTTAATAttctacaaaaacattttctgattttgGGTGCAAGTGTAGCTCAGCTGATAGAGCAGGGTCCCAGGTACTGAGGCTGAGACCACATTCCTCGTCACACTGGTCACAGGTCTGACTTCCTATCCTTACACTgcttggtgcatgtcatcccccactcgaGCCCAACACTTCCTGTAACTCTACACTCCTGCCACTCCTAAACCTAATGACTGGTGTTTATGTCATTAAAGAGGCTGACATATGTATATAATTCAATCTTTATGTTAAAATTGTAttaataacatatttttttagtcAACGCTGTGTCACACTTTGAGGTTGCACTTTGTGAAATGGATATCACAAATAACATATTATACTGTTCTAAATTAAATcttattcaaaaacatttttaaagacatataGCAACACATACAGCTTCTTCCTTATTGTGTTATCGTCTGATTGTTTTctaaaaaactattttcagcTAGTCTATGAAATATGTCACAActtcaataaaatgtaattgatgAGAGAGAACAAACTAAAACTTCCAAAAGGGGTTTTGAATAGGCCTGTATAATATGATAACATGTTAAAGCGTAGATTTGTTAATCCCTTGGAAATTCTTGCGCCACATTGCTTATTATAAGTCACAGTATAGAAGAAAAGTAACACAAAAGTGCATCAAATATAAGGGCAATATAAAATAGAAGGTGTTTTAagttgaaatgcaaagaaagaaagaattggTGCTtaatagaataaataaaggaataagCTAATTACAAAAGTGGGCTAAGTAGAAACAAGTAATGGCAACTACACTGAAAGTTGTTTGGCAGCGAAATTGACAACAGTCTACCCTGCACCCTGGAGAgtcacacacagggagagaagACTGTTTTAATAAGATGAAGAAAATGTCTCACCTCCAGATCTGTTTCCATGAAGTCAAACACAAGGCTGATGTTGGACTTGTGTCCAAAGGCATCAAGCAGCTGAGGACACAGTGCAAATTAAACTTAGCTTCAGTTTGAGTTCTGAACACATTTAGAAAACTCAGGTCAGTTTCCATCACAGTACATCAGTGCAGTGGCATGTGGATTTTAAAACGTTCATATTTTCAGACATAATAAACGCTTACCTACCCCAATAATGTTTTGATGATGCAGTTCCTGCAGCAGTTTGATTTCTCTGAGAGCAGTCCTATTAATACCTATTGATGAGATTAGTTATTAACAGGTTGATAAGAAGTAATTGTATGAAGTCAAACAAaaaactctgtacaacagctcacctcatgcgagcagagaactgtcatcatgataatatctgtctctccacacTGTAatcaaattatccctgcactcatgttcacttcatttggctgtctactcgccgttatattgtatagtttctgcttataatatgtctacactcatgcactttaacttatgtcaatactgtccatttacaactctgtttttaaacatttacattcaatcttccatatttaatcttcatatttaagactagtaatgcttagtgaaatcctggttgtatatattcacattcttatttttgttatcttttagtacttatttactttgtatttaatattatattgtgtttagattgctaacattgtgtttgttttactcatattgtgtgtttgataacctgctgctgtaagtttgggatcaataaagtaaatctattctattctataaaacTGTGTGAAATACCATGTGTGCTATACTGCATAACATTTACCATCTTTAGCCTCAGTACGGTGACCAACCTTgatctgcaaaataaaaaaaacaattgttaaaCATGAGAGTAGCACAACATGCTAATGTCCAATATTAAGGTAATATTCTGTACCTTTTTAATGGCAACTATAGTATCAGTCGTTTTGTCTCTGGCTTTGTACACTGTTGCAAACTGGAGACGACAGACGGAGAGCAATAAGTAAGAtaaagtagacacacacacattttgaccATTATTGACACTCTGAGCTCAACAGCATGAACCAGCAAGGCTTTGTTGACATTAACAACCAGCTACTGCATGTTAGCTTCTTTCAATGCTTTCTACAGCAGCAGCCTGAACAAATGGGCACGAAACGTAAACATCGCACACAGAGAAGACACTGGTATCTTTCTGATCATACCTGACCCTCTCCGAGGAAATCCAGTTTCTCGTAGCGTTTGGATCTGGACTTTACATCAAGCGCCATGATAGCTAACTGTCAGTTATATTGGTGCACTCTTCCTGCCCTGTTAAAGAGCCACAGGTACTACTTCCGGGTTAAAAGAGATTTTATTTTGACCAACACCGCCACCTACCggttaatattatattttagGGAATTGCCTAAAATATGTCAAACAATTTTTTCTGATTCAGTATACATGTAAAGAGCATGTATAATTCAGGATTGTTTTACttaaatatttgatgaatttcttgttcactgttttcatttataaataaatcaaaagtgtGAATTTTCTCTTATCTTATAGGCTACTCCTGTTTGTACTGTATACTACCTTTTTTTTAcgaaatatttttaaagttgaatctTATTTAATATGACACCatattgtttaatatttattatttataatataatctaaaataatatcacataatttctaataaaaaatatattgtactttatattgtattattatacTTTATATAATTTGGTAtgaataaattatttatttttaaataggcTAATATAATATCAtgtatgatatgatatgataatgTTTTATCATAtaacattatgttatatattatTTGATCATATATGATATTCCAAAACATAATTTTATTTGATCAAAGTATATAATGTTAACAAACACAGTTCTTAGTGGGATTTGTTATACTGCAATGTAAACTCAGATCTCATATGTTATCAAATTCCAGGAACATTCTACAGTTATGATGTAATGTTGGTTATCGTTATGATCcacacagttttctttttcccctttaAAAGTGTATTTAAGCAGTTAGGAGCTTGACGTTTGTCTCTTGGGAGTCTCCTCTGTCAGTTACGAAGGTTTTGTGATCCATGCACCGCTGAACACATCTCTACATCTCATCTCCACACACAGCAGATACCCCCACATCCCACAGGATTAGGCATGGCTCCTCTcctttgaccccccccccccccccccctctccctctctcacacacacacacacacacacacacacacacacactccactgactttcattttcatgttaAGTTTGACAAGAGGAGTGTGAAGGATCAGAAGGCCTAATACACCCCTCACTCTCCCCCAAGATGCATCCACACATTCATATCCTGACAGCTCACAGATGTGACTGACAGGACCGTATGTGCCTATGCAACCATGTAGAGAAGAGAAGTTCTTTACTACCACTGTTTCATCAACCTTTAGACTCTCACAGGCCGGCTTACATAAACTGGAAAATATCTGTCCTGTGGTGGACATAACTCAGGACCACTTACTTCACTCGCTCTAAAACAAATGTGACATATTGACGTCCTCTACCATTATTTGAAGGTATTCTCTCACTCGTTCCCCCAGTCTTTCTGAGTGGATGAAGAGAGCAACAGCTGAGTTATGGATACATAAACGAATCTGGTGGCGTTTATACAGTTTGTCACAGTAAATCTCATGATAGCGCGGGTAACATTATGCACAATAACTCACTCTGGTAACGTGTCACATTAGCAGATGGTGATGCTGTTGAGCTGtgcatatatatgtgtgtgtgtgtgtgtgtgtgtgtgtgtgtgtgtgtgtgtatgtgtgtatgcctCTATTTGACgagaaggaggagagtgagTGAAACCACAGGGCTGTTTATCAAACTCATAGGAAGTGGGTGTTGTTGAGCGAGATTCTGTCGCACCACCACATCCTGCTGCTGGGAGGCAGCTTCAGATGGGACATTGTTCACAACATGCTCAGTAAACAACAAATGCCGACCAGGTGTCGTTTTTTGTgtgcatctgtttgtgtgtgtgtgtgtgtgtgtgtgtggtcacttAATTCTTGCTTTGAAACACTGATTGGACCTATGAAAATCTAGCTACTTTTCTTCAACTGAGGGTCAACATGAGGCTGTTCAGTTTGTTCCTGAAAATGACTTTTCACACAACTGTATAGAAATAACTAGTCTTTCTGCtggtggtcttgtttgcttgtgTAGGTCATTTAAAGACATCAGTATTTGTTTCAGGCTGTTTCATGACCAGCCAAAAACTCCTTACAGGTGCTTTAATATCCTCTTTGTATCGCCCTGCTAAACACCTgttctgtaacacacacatacaacagtCATTTTACTATTAAAATAACCACACCTTATAAACAGGCATATCATatcaaattgcaaaaaaaaccaaaatgtttacATCTAATTTAAGAGTTATATCTTAAGATGAAAGAGGAAAATAGAGCTGTCTGCAGCCTGAACTTGCCTCAAGCATAAATATCTAAAACCTGTCAGTTTTTCAGaccttctctttctgtttatGGCACATATCCATTGCTGCATCTGATGGCTCAGAATCAGCAATCTGGCATACAaggtttgactcttttttttgcatgttgctGTCAATGTACCTACACAGAAATGGAAATATGGATAAAAACAAGGACAGCATCATACATAAACAACATCATACAATGGTTATACCTGTCTTCTTATAGCAATTTATCTTCCTAAAACAGGTGGAACTGAACAGAATAAATGTGCAAACACATCAATATACATTACATACAGCAGTTTAGATATCTCTCAGAAAATATATGTGCATGGCATATTCATATCATGAAATATAGTGTATACTCTCTGTTTCTGATACTGATGTTGACGCTGTCTTAATTATGAAGTGTATGTCACCTCTTAATCACGTCATAAACTGTCTATAAGAGAGGTTTATAAGGAACTTTGACTGAATGAATAAGCCACATCACAGTCAGATCAGTTTGAGACATATGCTGTCAGATTCTCCATTCTACTTACACAGTCACTGGGAAAGTGGCAGTATTGTGTCATCTAcagtcttcttctctgtttctgtttctgactgacacaccacacacacgcacacacacacgcacacacgcacacacacacacacacacacacgcacacacacgcacacacacacacacacacgcacacacacacacacacgcacacacacgcacacactatgCAGCTGTATCTGACCACATGCACAGTTATAACACAACAGGATGCAGTAGGGTGGATGTTGGAGGTGTGAAGGTTCATACAAGCCGTGGCAAACATGGTATTCTTGGAACTAATTGTTTATTATTCATGTACTGATAAAATGCTGACACTCTTATCtgttgcttgattttttttgttgcctttccATAGTATAGCAAGGAATCCAGACTTGAACCGATTTATATCTCATTTCTGACTGCTCGACATTCACCCATCTAAAGCTTCTTCTCTGCAGATGTCTTTAGTGAGAACACAATAAGAAAGCACAAAAGGACAAATACATCTCTCtttgctgcagtttgtttaGAGATTGATCAGATTGGTGCTGTCAGTCCTTGGCTGCATTGTTAGATGCCAGAActgtcagtttaaataaatattaggGCAGAATTATTTTGTTCACTGCTTTCTGCCTGCAGCTtcacaggcatgcacacacacacacacacatacacacacacacacacacacacacacacacacacacacacacacgccctgtGGAGGACTTCAAGTTGAGCCCATTTGAAGGCTCAGCTCATAAACGACACCATTATGATAATGTCCCTATAAGTAACAGGAGGATGGGCACAATGTCATCTCTCCACATAGATGGAGACAGCAGGGAGTCCGCAGTCAACTGCACTCAGAGCCGTCTTTGTTGTTGGCTTAGCTTccatctgtgttgttgttgttttgttctggTCTGCGTCTTCTCTCAGACGTCGTTATTGCTCTCATTAGAAGAAGAATCTCCATCTCATCCCTAAATGGAAAAAAGGCCACAGTCTTTCAGTAACTCTTTTTCTCCGCTAATATGTCTGTGCGTAGATGCAAGTAGTGCAAACAACAGTTGGCCACTTTAAGAGAGACTTTACACTGTGTGCAAAGCAGCTGTGATTTAATGAATTTCGAAATGGCACACATGTCTTCACATGACAACTTCCGGTCGCACTGACCTGCTGTGAGCAAGGACTGTTTGTTGCCCCCTATCTTGTTTTTACTTCCTATAGGCACACTATTAAGCTGCTTTGGTGTGATACATGTGAAAATGTTAGAAGCACTAAGGACTATTATTGGGTCTGATTATTTAGGAGTTTTTGGCATGTCCAAGGGGACAGAGTCCAATGTAAGAAACCGTATCACATCacatggcatggcatggcatcGTATCGTGTCACATCGTATATCGTGTCTAATTGTGTATTCCATTTGCCATTGTCATATTTGCCATTCACTGCTCTGTGTCACTCTGTATTATATCTTGTATAATATATTCATGTTAATTCAGTGTTGTTTTAACTATATGAATGTTTTGTTGTGACCTGCCAAGGGCTGCATGTGAAGATTAGCTTTAAGGTGTTTCTGCTACAACACACCAAATGTccacatttatgtttaatattacaCACGGCCCAGTTATAAgaaacacagataaacaaaacatagtaaatacaaaaatatttgtaaaagTCCTGGGATGAATTAAAACCCACTGAATATTtatgagtttatttatttgcacatgTATTTCATTCATCGactaaacaacacatttcaataGAAACATAAAATCTCGAATCTTGAATGAAAAAAGATGTGTGCTTGCAGCTTAGTGCCGCAGGAAGTTAAACGCAGGTGTCGTTGGAAGGTAaatgagggagaagaggaggccATTCTGGTTTATCTGAGTGTATCAGTAGTTGAAGATCGCCTCAGCGGTGTGTTATCCAAGAAGTCATTTACTTCATTAACCCAGCCAGATCACTGAGGCCTTAGTAATCAACCTTGTCACACGTCCCATTAACTTCTCACTCCATCAGCACGACCCTCGCTCTTTCTCACACtcgtacacacatgcactgtcTGTATATACAACACACAAGTGCAGGTTATCACACACAGCTGCATGATCCTTGCATGCTCAACACACTtgtcttgcacacacacacagacacacactccttaTTTCTCTCAGCTAACCCCATTAGCTCTGTCAGTCCCAGGGGGCTCTGGGCTCTGATGAACCCTCGGCTGCCCTGTGAGATTAGTGGACTCCCTGAGAAAAGCCCTTCATTGATTGAATGTGAGTCTCCCCTGCTCGCAATGTCAGCTCAAGGTTAGCGTGTCAACTCTCAGAGCAGTCAAGTGCCTCTGCTTTGTTATGAGCatcagtgtgttgttgttattgtagcTCTGCTGACTCCACTTACCGCTTTTATtattcatatgttttttttcctctctccaaCGGCCTCCCTTAGAACATTTATTAATTGTTTAAAtcactttttcctctttcttcactTCTTATCTCaatcctctctctccccatcgATGAAACCACAGAGGAGCTATCACCACATGAAAGCTTCAGCATTTGGTGAAGTGGTTTGAATGAGATTCACTTTTATGTATAGCAAATCAAGCACGGGGAAGCATTTACTTTGGCATCCCACTTGAGGGAATGAAAATCTCGCATACAAAAAGGCAGGCAGGGAAGAAGGAATGGGGGCAGCTCTCAGTCTGTAGAAGAGACACTCAGATAAATGACGAGGACCGGAGGAGACACATTGATCTTTTTATGTAGAACTTGATGAACATGAATGATGCACCAGATTTCCTGTAGCAGTGAATAGAGATGAAAGGATGATCTGGATATTTAGATCATTCAGGCAGGAGCGTTTGCCCTGCTCTGCTGTCTCCTTCCTCCCCGTCAtaattcaatatttacagtttaagcTGGAAAACTGCTCCCTCTTGGCTGCCTGTATCTGGTATCCATGGCAACAGATTCAAGAACAGAGtgccgtctgtgtgtgtgtgtgtgtgtgtgtgtgtgtgtgtgtgtgtgtgtgtgtgtgtgtgtgtttgcatgtgtgtgtgtgtaatgtttacTGATACCCTGCAATTGATTGGTTGTTGGGGAGCAGCTGTTGACCTCTCACTCTCAGGGGTCTCTTTGTATTCTAGCACACATCTCAaatcaatagacacacatcaaTGAGAACATACATATGCATGCAAATACACAACTTTATTAGTCTATATTTAAGGAGTCTTTACATATATTTTGAGGAAGATTGTATTTATCTTCCTTAAAACCAAATTTTCAAAAATTTGAAAGCTATCGATCCTAAAATTTGAGCCTAATTTTAAAGTCTCAATAATGCTAAGCTTCAACCAAAATTTGATTTAACCCGGGTCCTTTATGGAAGTAAAATGGAAAGTAAAACTATGCTAGAAAGCAGCAAATGGATAGAATCACTACGGCATTGACACTACAAACACAATTTActgtacaaacattttaaaccacaggcacaaacacaccaaacagtTATGTGTATCTCGTCAATGTGccgcagcagcagaggaagtgAAAAGCAACAACACCCAATCCACTGATGGCAGAGCAGATTTctaacaacaaatacaaaactgtGCTGAATATTTGCATGGTACTGAGCGCATAATCACAAATACCACCCCAGCTAATGAAATACCTCCCAGTGggttatccacacacacacacacacacccttacgCTCACACATGCCAGGGCTGAGTAACAGCTATCTGTGGGGCACTAAGAGAGAAAAGGTCATCTGACATCATTTGCATCACTTGCTAATGTTAAAGGATGTTTTCCATACAGGGAAGGTCAGGGTTTGCGTGGAGACACGATATAAACAATTTGTGACAACGATGAGTTAATGGAACAACTGAGGCTTGTTCAGGTTACATTAGTTTTCCAGTGTGATATAATTAGACATTTTAAGGGGAAAGCaccagcacacgcacacacacacacacacacacacacacacacacacacacacacacacacacacacacacacacacacacaaacacacacaataatctACCTGTAATCATCCCCTCACACACCCACTCTTTCTTCCTCTGAATCAATGTGTTGGCAGAGTGTGTTGTGGCATCTTTATGTCTCACTGAGCACACATGTTGGATTGGACTTCATTATACACGGCCTGTCAAATTAAATCATCAGCAGTCATCCCTTTGGTTCATGGGCAAagcttttattatgaaaaagTCCACAGGTTTGGCAAATTTTTCATGTAGAAACT is a window of Labrus mixtus chromosome 5, fLabMix1.1, whole genome shotgun sequence DNA encoding:
- the cdk7 gene encoding cyclin-dependent kinase 7 — protein: MALDVKSRSKRYEKLDFLGEGQFATVYKARDKTTDTIVAIKKIKVGHRTEAKDGINRTALREIKLLQELHHQNIIGLLDAFGHKSNISLVFDFMETDLEVIIKDTSLVLTPANIKAYILMTLQGLEYMHQHWVLHRDLKPNNLLLDGNGVLKLADFGLAKAFGSPNRVYTHQVVTRWYRSPELLFGARMYGVGVDMWAVGCILAELLLRIPFLAGDSDLDQLTKIFEALGTPTEETWPGMSSLPDYVSFKIFPGTPLEHIFSAAGDDLLELLQGLFTFNPSTRNTATQALKMRYFSNRPGPTPGPQLPRPNCSVEALREKETVGLKRKIEGLETTVMKKKLVF